One stretch of Segatella copri DNA includes these proteins:
- a CDS encoding glycine--tRNA ligase: MAQEDVFKKIVSHCKEYGFVFPSSEIYDGLAAVYDYGQNGVELKNNIKQYWWQSMVLLHENIVGLDAAIFMHPTVWKASGHVDAFNDPLIDNRDSKKRYRADVLIEDHMAKYEEKIAKEIAKAKKRFGDSFDEAQFRATNPRVLENQKKFDDLHARYTEAMQGPNLEMLKQIIEDEGIVCPISGTKNWTDVRQFNLMFSTQMGAASDATSKVYLRPETAQGIFVDYLSVQKTGRMKLPFGICQIGKAFRNEVVARQFVFRMREFEQMEMQFFCQPGTEMKWFEYWKKVRLAWHEALGMGNENYRYHDHEKLAHYANAATDIEFKMPFGFKEVEGIHSRTNFDLSQHEKYSGRSIKYFDPEKNESYVPYDVETSIGVDRMFLSVMCHSYCEEKLENGETRVVLRLPEALAPVKCAVFPLDKKYGLPELAHEIVDELKFHFNTHYGDPKDSIGKRYRRQDAIGTPFCITVDHETPNDHKVTLRYRDTMEQERVAISDLRSIIEERVSITSVLKKLGKEIKNF, encoded by the coding sequence ATGGCACAGGAAGATGTTTTTAAGAAAATTGTAAGCCATTGCAAGGAATATGGCTTCGTGTTCCCAAGTAGTGAAATTTATGATGGCTTGGCTGCCGTTTATGACTATGGTCAGAATGGTGTTGAGCTCAAAAACAATATCAAGCAGTACTGGTGGCAGAGTATGGTATTGTTGCACGAGAACATTGTTGGTCTCGATGCAGCTATCTTCATGCACCCTACAGTATGGAAGGCATCTGGACACGTTGATGCTTTCAATGACCCATTGATTGATAACCGCGATTCAAAGAAGCGTTATCGTGCCGATGTGCTCATCGAGGATCACATGGCTAAGTATGAGGAGAAGATTGCCAAGGAGATTGCCAAGGCTAAGAAGCGTTTCGGCGATAGCTTTGATGAGGCTCAGTTCCGTGCTACCAACCCTCGCGTTCTGGAGAACCAGAAGAAGTTTGATGACCTCCATGCCCGCTATACTGAGGCTATGCAGGGGCCTAACCTGGAGATGCTGAAGCAGATTATCGAGGATGAGGGTATTGTTTGCCCTATCAGCGGTACCAAGAACTGGACAGACGTTCGTCAGTTCAACCTGATGTTCTCTACCCAGATGGGTGCGGCAAGCGATGCTACAAGCAAGGTATATCTCCGTCCTGAGACTGCTCAGGGTATCTTCGTAGATTACCTGAGTGTTCAGAAGACCGGCCGTATGAAGTTGCCATTCGGTATCTGCCAGATTGGTAAGGCTTTCCGTAACGAGGTTGTAGCCCGTCAGTTCGTATTCCGTATGCGTGAGTTCGAGCAGATGGAGATGCAGTTCTTCTGCCAGCCTGGTACTGAGATGAAGTGGTTTGAATATTGGAAGAAGGTTCGTCTGGCTTGGCACGAGGCTCTCGGTATGGGTAATGAGAACTACCGTTACCACGACCACGAGAAGCTGGCTCACTATGCCAACGCAGCTACCGACATCGAGTTCAAGATGCCATTCGGCTTCAAGGAGGTAGAGGGTATCCACAGCCGTACCAATTTCGACCTTTCTCAGCACGAGAAGTACAGTGGCCGTTCTATCAAGTACTTCGATCCAGAGAAGAACGAGAGCTATGTACCTTACGATGTAGAGACATCTATCGGTGTAGACCGTATGTTCCTCAGCGTAATGTGCCACTCTTACTGCGAGGAGAAGCTGGAGAATGGCGAGACACGTGTTGTCTTGCGTTTGCCAGAGGCTTTGGCACCTGTTAAGTGTGCTGTGTTCCCATTGGATAAGAAGTATGGTTTGCCAGAGTTGGCTCACGAAATCGTTGACGAACTGAAGTTCCACTTCAATACTCACTATGGCGATCCTAAGGATTCTATCGGTAAGCGTTATCGCCGTCAGGATGCTATCGGTACTCCATTCTGTATCACCGTAGACCACGAGACTCCAAACGATCATAAGGTAACTCTGCGTTATCGTGATACCATGGAGCAGGAGCGCGTAGCTATCTCAGATCTTCGCAGCATCATCGAGGAGCGCGTAAGCATCACTAGCGTATTGAAGAAGCTTGGCAAGGAAATCAAGAACTTCTAA
- a CDS encoding DNA gyrase/topoisomerase IV subunit A, with protein sequence MSDEIKDKNGLEEEKSPNLENSSTESEQDAAEDANEEISTEEHSDYKPVNRFDASAVHHLSGMYQNWFLDYASYVILERAVPHIEDGLKPVQRRILHSMKRMDDGRYNKVANIVGHTMQFHPHGDTSIGDALVQMGQKDLLIDTQGNWGNILTGDRAAAPRYIEARLSKFALDVVFNPKTTDWQLSYDGRNKEPITLPAKFPLLLAQGAEGIAVGLSSKVLPHNFNEICDAAVHYLKGEPFQLYPDFPTGGAIDVSKYNDGQRGGALKVRAKIDKLDNKTLVISEIPFSKTTGSLIDSITKAVEKGKIKARKVDDVTSANVEILVHLAPGTSSDKTMDALYAFSDCEINISPNCCVIEDNKPVFLTISDVLRHSVDRTMGLLRKELMIRKGELEEQLFFSSLERIFIEERIYKERKFEQSKSQDEVVAFIDSKLEPFKDKLFTAEVDGKGMVEYAFHREITREDILKLLEIKMQRILKYNKDKADELLMKIKAELAEIENDLAHMTDVTINWFEYLKGKYGKNHPRKTEIRNFDTIEVTKVVEANQKLYINRQEGFVGTGLKKDEFVCNCSDLDDIIIFYKDGKFKVTKVADKIFVGKNILHVQVFKKNDKRTIYNCVYRDGKQGDYFIKRFNVTAMTRDKLYDITQGTPGSRVIYFTANPNGEAEIIKCTMEPDLTKKRQSIFLEKDFSDILIKGRAAKGNLLTKRTIRRIGLKSHGHSTLGGRKVWFDPDVNRINYDENGRFLGEFNDDDSILVVLDNGEFYITNFDVNNHYEDNIIRLEKWDEHKIWTAILYDADNQGYPYIKRFTMDATKRHQNFMGENPNCKLILLTDTVYPRIKVTYGGVDAIRPAEEIDAEQFIAQKSFKAKGKRLTTWKIESIEELEPTRFPEPPSEDNDEEQDGSDSENEGENLDPDAGKSEQQVIDELTGQTNLFSEKDFEEDQKDKDWLSKQ encoded by the coding sequence ATGAGCGACGAAATTAAAGATAAAAATGGTCTTGAAGAGGAAAAATCGCCAAATTTGGAAAATTCTTCTACAGAATCTGAACAGGATGCTGCAGAAGATGCCAACGAGGAGATTTCGACCGAAGAACATTCCGATTATAAGCCGGTGAACCGATTCGATGCTTCTGCTGTACATCACCTCAGCGGAATGTATCAAAACTGGTTCCTCGACTATGCATCGTATGTAATCCTCGAACGTGCCGTTCCTCATATTGAGGATGGTTTGAAACCGGTACAGCGACGTATCCTCCACTCTATGAAGCGCATGGATGACGGAAGATACAACAAGGTTGCCAATATCGTGGGACATACCATGCAGTTTCACCCTCATGGCGATACGTCCATCGGAGATGCTTTGGTACAGATGGGACAGAAAGACCTGCTCATCGATACGCAGGGTAACTGGGGAAACATTCTTACGGGCGACCGTGCTGCTGCTCCCCGATATATCGAGGCACGCCTCTCTAAGTTTGCTCTCGACGTGGTTTTCAATCCTAAAACTACCGACTGGCAACTCTCTTATGATGGCAGAAACAAGGAGCCAATCACGCTCCCTGCCAAATTTCCGCTGCTCCTGGCACAAGGTGCCGAGGGTATTGCCGTGGGATTGAGCAGTAAGGTTTTGCCACATAATTTCAATGAGATTTGCGATGCTGCCGTCCACTATCTCAAGGGCGAGCCATTCCAACTCTATCCCGACTTCCCTACAGGCGGTGCCATCGATGTAAGCAAATACAATGATGGACAGCGAGGGGGTGCATTGAAGGTTAGAGCCAAGATAGACAAGCTCGACAACAAGACACTTGTTATCAGCGAGATACCGTTCAGCAAGACTACAGGCAGCCTCATCGATTCTATCACCAAAGCGGTAGAAAAGGGTAAGATTAAGGCACGCAAGGTAGACGACGTTACTTCGGCAAATGTTGAGATTCTTGTGCATCTGGCACCAGGTACCTCATCAGATAAAACGATGGACGCACTCTACGCATTCAGTGATTGCGAAATCAACATCTCGCCCAACTGTTGTGTCATCGAAGACAACAAGCCTGTTTTCCTCACCATCAGCGATGTGTTGCGCCACAGCGTAGACCGCACAATGGGATTGCTGCGCAAGGAACTGATGATCAGAAAGGGTGAATTGGAGGAGCAGCTCTTCTTCTCTTCACTCGAACGGATTTTCATCGAAGAACGTATCTACAAGGAGCGAAAGTTTGAGCAGAGTAAGAGTCAGGATGAGGTTGTTGCCTTCATCGATTCAAAACTCGAGCCATTCAAGGACAAACTCTTTACTGCCGAAGTAGACGGTAAGGGTATGGTAGAATATGCCTTCCATCGGGAAATTACCCGCGAGGACATTCTCAAACTCCTGGAAATCAAGATGCAGCGAATCCTTAAATATAATAAGGATAAGGCAGACGAACTGCTGATGAAGATTAAGGCTGAACTTGCTGAGATTGAGAACGACCTGGCTCACATGACTGATGTAACCATCAACTGGTTTGAATATCTCAAGGGCAAATATGGAAAGAACCATCCTCGCAAAACAGAAATAAGAAACTTTGATACCATTGAGGTTACCAAGGTGGTAGAAGCTAACCAGAAACTCTACATCAACCGTCAGGAAGGTTTCGTTGGTACAGGGTTGAAGAAGGATGAATTCGTATGCAACTGCTCCGACCTCGATGACATCATCATCTTCTATAAGGATGGCAAGTTTAAAGTCACCAAGGTAGCAGACAAGATATTCGTCGGTAAGAATATCCTCCATGTACAGGTATTCAAGAAGAACGATAAGCGCACCATCTACAACTGTGTTTACCGCGACGGCAAGCAAGGCGATTACTTCATCAAGCGATTCAATGTAACCGCCATGACCCGCGACAAGTTGTATGACATCACCCAGGGCACACCTGGCAGCCGCGTCATCTATTTCACCGCCAACCCGAATGGAGAGGCAGAAATCATCAAGTGTACGATGGAGCCAGACCTGACGAAGAAGCGCCAGAGCATCTTCCTGGAGAAGGATTTCTCAGACATTCTGATCAAGGGACGTGCTGCCAAAGGTAATCTCCTGACCAAGCGCACCATTCGACGCATCGGTCTGAAGAGTCACGGCCACAGCACGTTAGGAGGCAGAAAGGTTTGGTTCGACCCAGACGTAAACCGCATCAACTACGATGAGAACGGCCGCTTCCTGGGCGAATTCAATGATGATGATTCAATCTTGGTTGTACTCGACAACGGTGAATTCTACATCACCAATTTCGATGTCAACAACCACTACGAGGACAACATCATCCGCTTAGAGAAATGGGATGAGCATAAGATATGGACGGCTATCCTCTACGATGCCGACAATCAGGGATATCCATACATCAAGCGATTCACGATGGATGCCACCAAGCGCCATCAGAATTTCATGGGCGAGAACCCTAACTGCAAGCTCATCTTGCTTACCGATACGGTTTATCCACGCATCAAGGTTACTTATGGCGGTGTGGATGCCATCCGTCCTGCCGAAGAAATCGATGCCGAGCAGTTCATTGCGCAGAAGAGTTTCAAGGCAAAGGGTAAGCGCCTCACGACATGGAAGATTGAAAGCATCGAGGAACTGGAACCAACCCGATTCCCAGAACCTCCTTCTGAGGATAATGATGAGGAACAGGATGGTTCTGACTCAGAGAATGAAGGTGAAAACCTTGATCCAGATGCTGGAAAAAGCGAGCAACAGGTGATTGACGAGCTGACTGGTCAGACCAACCTCTTCTCAGAAAAAGATTTCGAAGAAGACCAGAAGGATAAAGACTGGTTATCGAAGCAATAA
- a CDS encoding histidine-type phosphatase — MNTKNLLLLASLTLAMPLTAQTPQEDFKRDITLSGSNYVAYRGPQKQLTAAPKGYKPFYLSHYGRHGSRYMIGKKAYDVPYFSLLKAKQEGKLTAKGEETLAKVKMIREEAKGRDGELTPLGALQHQGITRRMMERFPEIFAGNTNIEARSTLVIRCILSMENGLQQMLRINPKLHIFHDASEHDMYYMNQGDRYLDSLKNSAGIKVAQQEFAQKHVSYSRVMQELFNDPAWVKQNINQSDLNRKLYEMASSIQGTELRGKVSLYDLFTEEELYQNWLNANIWWQMAYGNSPYTGNVQPFSQRNLLRNIIQKADSCIALPHPGATLRYGHDTMVTPLTCLLDLNGYGEEIKDPEKIASQWWDYKITPMATNLQFVFYRNKANDVLVKVLLNEDEATLPIKSDVAPYYHWNDFKEYCLKKLAGYKR; from the coding sequence ATGAACACAAAGAATCTATTATTGTTGGCATCTCTTACATTGGCGATGCCTCTGACAGCACAGACTCCGCAAGAGGATTTCAAGCGGGATATAACGCTTTCGGGTAGTAACTATGTAGCTTATCGTGGTCCTCAGAAGCAGTTGACTGCGGCTCCAAAGGGTTATAAGCCTTTCTATCTGAGCCATTATGGGCGGCATGGTTCCCGCTATATGATAGGCAAGAAGGCTTATGATGTGCCTTATTTCTCTCTGCTCAAAGCGAAGCAGGAAGGCAAACTGACAGCTAAGGGCGAGGAAACGCTGGCTAAGGTGAAGATGATTCGTGAGGAGGCGAAGGGGCGCGATGGCGAACTGACTCCGCTCGGAGCTCTCCAGCATCAGGGTATTACCAGAAGAATGATGGAGCGATTCCCTGAGATTTTTGCCGGTAATACGAATATTGAGGCCCGAAGTACTTTGGTAATCCGATGTATCCTCTCTATGGAGAACGGTTTGCAGCAGATGCTGCGTATCAATCCGAAACTTCATATCTTCCATGATGCCAGCGAGCATGATATGTATTATATGAACCAGGGCGACCGATATCTGGACAGCTTGAAGAACAGCGCGGGTATCAAGGTGGCACAGCAGGAATTTGCACAGAAGCACGTTAGCTATAGCCGTGTGATGCAGGAACTGTTCAACGACCCTGCCTGGGTGAAGCAGAATATCAACCAGAGTGACCTGAACAGAAAACTCTATGAGATGGCAAGCTCAATCCAAGGTACGGAACTGAGAGGCAAGGTTTCGCTCTATGACCTCTTTACGGAGGAGGAACTGTATCAGAACTGGCTGAATGCCAACATCTGGTGGCAGATGGCTTACGGCAACTCGCCTTATACGGGCAATGTGCAGCCATTCTCCCAGCGCAATCTCTTGAGGAATATCATCCAGAAGGCGGATAGCTGCATCGCTCTTCCGCATCCGGGCGCTACATTGAGATATGGACACGATACGATGGTTACTCCGCTTACCTGTTTGCTGGATTTGAATGGATATGGCGAAGAGATTAAGGATCCGGAGAAGATTGCTTCTCAATGGTGGGATTATAAGATTACCCCGATGGCTACGAATTTGCAGTTTGTTTTTTATAGAAACAAGGCGAATGATGTGCTGGTGAAGGTGCTTTTGAATGAAGACGAGGCTACTTTGCCTATCAAGAGCGATGTGGCACCTTATTACCACTGGAATGACTTTAAGGAATACTGCCTGAAAAAGCTGGCGGGGTATAAAAGGTAA
- a CDS encoding SGNH/GDSL hydrolase family protein: MKKVWVMMLATLMVSSTMMAGNVKKSTTLPIEGEIVKASHPMIQYVGRVSFAKNPDVASFNYPGTTIEASFQGSSLKMLCRPKTGYFMAQIDGCEPFKVGFNAERDSVVTLAAALPKGVHHAKVMYVIEGLFRKPEFRGFVLDKGCHLVEAPALPERKIEFIGNSITCGYGVESINRSDPFEDETENHWLTYANIVSDSLKAQHTSISRSGIGVYRNYNGPKTGDADNMSWQYEYTLFDQHDEKWDFAKYQPQLVCINLGTNDLSTKNYDIQLYEKNYRMFLKTVRSKYPHAKIVMLTGPMLGEKESSKQRTVLDRICADANKTDKNIYRFDFSFQKGDLGYGASWHPSMLQHRKMAAELLPFLRKLMNWN; this comes from the coding sequence ATGAAAAAAGTATGGGTTATGATGCTGGCTACATTGATGGTTTCTTCCACGATGATGGCTGGAAATGTGAAGAAATCAACTACTCTTCCTATTGAGGGAGAGATCGTAAAGGCTTCTCATCCGATGATTCAGTATGTTGGGCGTGTGAGCTTTGCTAAGAATCCTGATGTAGCCAGTTTCAATTATCCGGGAACTACGATTGAGGCTAGTTTCCAAGGTTCTTCTCTGAAAATGCTGTGCCGCCCGAAGACTGGATATTTCATGGCACAGATTGACGGTTGCGAACCTTTCAAAGTGGGCTTTAATGCCGAACGCGATTCGGTTGTAACCCTGGCTGCGGCTTTGCCAAAGGGGGTGCATCATGCTAAGGTGATGTATGTGATAGAAGGCTTATTCCGTAAACCGGAATTCAGAGGATTTGTTCTTGATAAGGGATGTCATCTTGTTGAGGCTCCAGCTCTCCCGGAACGGAAGATTGAATTTATCGGAAATTCAATCACCTGCGGTTATGGCGTAGAAAGTATCAACAGGTCTGATCCTTTTGAAGATGAAACGGAGAACCATTGGCTTACTTATGCCAATATCGTAAGTGACAGTCTGAAGGCTCAGCATACTTCTATCTCCCGTAGTGGTATCGGTGTATATCGTAATTATAATGGGCCTAAGACGGGTGATGCCGATAACATGTCTTGGCAATATGAATATACTTTATTTGACCAGCATGATGAAAAATGGGATTTTGCCAAGTATCAGCCTCAGTTAGTCTGTATCAATCTGGGTACGAACGATCTTTCTACCAAGAATTATGATATTCAACTCTACGAGAAGAATTATCGCATGTTTCTTAAAACGGTACGTAGCAAGTATCCTCATGCAAAGATTGTGATGTTGACAGGTCCGATGCTCGGCGAGAAGGAGAGTAGCAAGCAGCGAACTGTGCTTGATAGAATCTGTGCTGATGCCAATAAAACCGATAAGAACATTTACCGTTTCGATTTCAGTTTCCAGAAAGGAGATTTAGGTTATGGCGCCAGCTGGCATCCTAGTATGTTGCAGCATCGGAAGATGGCGGCAGAATTGCTTCCGTTCTTGAGAAAACTGATGAATTGGAATTAA
- a CDS encoding Tex family protein: protein MNQFTKLIAAQLNLKEQAVENTLALLEEGCTIPFISRYRKEKTGNMDEVNIEAIAQANEKLSEMAKRKETILKTIEEQGKLSDELKKRIEQCWDATELEDIYLPYKPKRRTRAQIAREAGLEPLAQLLLFQRERNPEQAARKFVGDKVKDVEAALQGAKDIIAETVSENEQSRNQIRGEFRRGAIITSKVVAKKKDEEEAQRFSDYFDFSEPLKKCSSHRLLAMRRGEAAGFLRVSISADDEQCQDKLKRHYVHGFGECQTLVGEAVDDAFKRLLKPSIETEFAALSKQKADEEAIVVFAENLRQLLLAAPLGQKRVMAVDPGFANGCKTCCLDAQGNLIHHEIVYPHPPRNRKSEATAAIQRMVKMYQVEAMAVGNGTASRETSDWLHSIDFVHPVDIYVVSEDGASIYSASKIARDEFPDEDVTVRGAVSIGRRLMDPLAELVKIDPKSIGVGQYQHDVDQTQLKKSLDTVVMSCVNSVGVNLNTASQHLLTYVSGLGPTLAKNIVEYRRENGAFASRAQLKKVPRLGPSAFEQCAGFLRIPGAKNPLDNSAVHPERYALVEQMAKDQGVTVKQLVEDKALQKKIDIRKYVSAEVGMPTLTDIMAELDKPGLDPRGEVEKFEFDASIKEIEDLQVGMVVPGIVTNITKFGAFVDIGVHNDGLVHVSQMSNRYIQDPSEVVKLHEHVMVRVAEVDLKRKRIALSMKGVK, encoded by the coding sequence ATGAATCAATTTACAAAGCTGATAGCAGCCCAGCTCAATCTGAAGGAGCAGGCTGTAGAAAATACTCTGGCGCTGCTCGAAGAGGGCTGCACCATTCCGTTTATCTCGCGATACCGCAAGGAGAAAACCGGTAATATGGACGAGGTAAACATTGAAGCCATCGCACAGGCTAACGAGAAACTCTCTGAGATGGCGAAGAGAAAAGAGACTATCCTCAAAACCATCGAGGAACAGGGAAAACTCTCGGATGAACTGAAAAAACGCATCGAACAGTGCTGGGATGCCACCGAACTGGAAGATATCTATCTTCCTTATAAGCCAAAGCGCCGCACACGTGCACAGATAGCACGTGAGGCAGGCTTGGAGCCTCTGGCACAGCTGCTCCTCTTCCAGCGTGAGCGCAATCCGGAACAGGCTGCCAGGAAGTTTGTGGGCGATAAGGTGAAGGATGTGGAGGCTGCACTTCAGGGAGCCAAGGACATCATCGCCGAAACCGTAAGCGAGAATGAGCAGAGCCGCAATCAGATTCGCGGTGAGTTCAGACGCGGTGCCATCATCACTTCTAAGGTGGTAGCCAAAAAGAAGGATGAGGAAGAGGCGCAGCGCTTCTCCGACTATTTCGATTTCTCTGAACCATTGAAGAAATGTTCTTCGCACCGACTGCTGGCTATGCGTAGAGGCGAGGCGGCAGGATTCTTGCGTGTCAGCATCTCGGCTGATGATGAGCAGTGTCAGGATAAACTGAAGCGCCACTATGTACATGGTTTCGGTGAGTGCCAGACGCTGGTGGGTGAAGCGGTAGATGATGCCTTTAAGCGACTGCTGAAGCCTAGCATTGAAACCGAATTTGCTGCGCTCAGTAAGCAGAAGGCGGATGAGGAGGCTATTGTGGTCTTCGCCGAAAACCTGCGCCAGCTTCTGTTGGCGGCTCCTCTCGGACAGAAACGCGTGATGGCGGTTGACCCGGGTTTTGCCAATGGTTGCAAGACTTGCTGTCTCGATGCGCAGGGTAATCTGATTCATCATGAAATCGTTTATCCTCATCCTCCCCGCAACAGGAAGAGCGAGGCTACGGCTGCCATCCAGCGCATGGTAAAGATGTATCAGGTGGAGGCAATGGCTGTAGGTAACGGTACGGCAAGCCGCGAAACCAGCGACTGGCTGCATAGTATCGATTTCGTTCATCCGGTAGATATCTATGTGGTGAGCGAGGATGGCGCTTCTATCTATTCGGCTTCGAAGATTGCAAGAGATGAGTTCCCGGATGAGGATGTTACCGTGCGTGGTGCTGTGAGCATCGGACGAAGACTGATGGATCCGCTTGCTGAGTTGGTGAAGATTGATCCGAAGAGCATCGGTGTGGGACAGTATCAGCATGATGTGGATCAGACTCAGTTGAAGAAGAGTCTGGATACTGTGGTGATGAGTTGCGTGAACTCGGTGGGTGTCAACCTGAATACCGCATCGCAGCATCTGCTGACCTATGTGAGCGGTTTGGGACCTACGCTTGCTAAGAATATCGTGGAATATCGCCGCGAGAATGGAGCCTTCGCTTCCCGTGCCCAGCTGAAGAAGGTGCCACGTCTGGGTCCTTCGGCCTTTGAGCAGTGTGCCGGCTTCCTCCGCATTCCTGGTGCTAAGAATCCTTTGGATAACAGTGCCGTTCATCCAGAGCGCTATGCGCTGGTAGAGCAGATGGCGAAAGATCAGGGCGTAACGGTGAAGCAACTGGTAGAAGACAAGGCGCTGCAGAAGAAGATTGATATCAGAAAATATGTGAGTGCCGAGGTGGGTATGCCTACTTTGACCGATATCATGGCTGAGCTTGACAAGCCGGGCTTGGATCCTCGTGGCGAGGTGGAGAAGTTTGAGTTTGATGCCAGCATCAAGGAGATAGAGGATTTGCAGGTAGGCATGGTTGTGCCGGGCATTGTTACCAACATTACCAAGTTTGGTGCCTTTGTAGATATAGGTGTCCACAACGATGGTCTGGTTCATGTATCCCAGATGTCAAACCGTTACATTCAGGATCCTTCTGAGGTGGTAAAGCTTCATGAGCATGTGATGGTGAGAGTGGCAGAAGTAGATTTGAAGCGCAAGCGCATCGCCTTGTCGATGAAGGGCGTGAAATAG
- a CDS encoding outer membrane beta-barrel protein, producing the protein MKKIMLSLAMALVSVCASAQVYIGGTAGISSNKIGDGDSKTAYTLMPEIGYEFNNKWEAGLEIGIKKGEVCKLSPVGESTTFRVAPYVRYTAVETKLVNLFVEGTIGYSSYSKGGGDSYEVGIKPGLAVKLSDHVNFITKVGFLGYKGFSPDQGKNSSTFGLNVDASNISFGAIYKF; encoded by the coding sequence ATGAAGAAGATTATGTTGAGCCTTGCTATGGCTCTCGTTTCAGTTTGCGCTAGCGCACAGGTTTACATCGGTGGTACTGCTGGTATTTCCAGCAACAAGATCGGTGATGGTGACAGCAAGACAGCTTACACCTTGATGCCTGAGATTGGTTACGAATTCAACAACAAGTGGGAGGCTGGTCTCGAGATTGGTATCAAGAAGGGCGAAGTTTGCAAGCTTTCTCCTGTAGGTGAATCTACAACATTTAGAGTAGCTCCTTACGTACGTTACACAGCCGTAGAAACCAAGTTGGTTAACCTCTTCGTAGAAGGTACAATCGGTTACAGCAGTTACAGCAAGGGCGGTGGCGATTCTTACGAGGTAGGCATCAAGCCAGGTTTGGCTGTTAAGCTTTCAGACCACGTAAACTTCATCACAAAGGTAGGTTTCCTCGGTTACAAAGGTTTTTCTCCTGACCAAGGTAAAAACTCATCAACATTCGGACTTAACGTAGATGCAAGCAACATTTCATTTGGTGCTATCTACAAGTTCTAA
- a CDS encoding ATP-binding protein: MIIERKRYIQQLLNSRHNGLVKIITGIRRCGKSFLLFNLFKRQLKLDGVDKEHIIEMAFDDFGNKVYRDPDKFYQYVKSLIKDGRMYYILLDEVQMLKDFEDVLNGLLHIPNADVYVTGSNAKFLSKDIITEFRGRGYQIHISPLSFSEFMSVYQGSQESGWVEYLQYGGLPPVILQPTDEDKIRVLKDLWQETYLIDILNRNRIKNNAELEELLCMLSSGIGGLVNPQKLSNTFKTNKNISIGSTTLKTYIDYCSDAFLIEEAKRYDVKGRKYISTPMKYYFTDLGLRNALINFRQIEKTHLMENAIYCELRRQGFNVDVGVVTVNGKDENGTSYRKQLEVDFVCNKGSRRCYIQSALSLPSQDKIEQEINSLRRIDDGFERIVIVGESLISNRDANGILFMSIYDFMLNDL; encoded by the coding sequence ATGATCATCGAACGCAAAAGATACATACAGCAACTGCTCAATAGCAGACACAATGGACTGGTAAAAATCATCACCGGTATTAGAAGATGCGGAAAGTCTTTCCTGCTATTCAACTTATTCAAGAGACAACTCAAACTAGATGGTGTAGACAAAGAGCACATCATAGAAATGGCTTTTGATGACTTTGGCAATAAGGTATATCGCGACCCTGATAAGTTCTACCAGTATGTAAAGAGCCTCATCAAGGACGGTAGGATGTATTATATCCTTTTGGACGAGGTGCAGATGCTGAAAGATTTTGAGGATGTTCTGAATGGATTGCTCCATATCCCCAATGCTGACGTATATGTTACAGGCAGCAACGCCAAGTTCTTGTCAAAGGACATCATTACCGAGTTCAGAGGTCGAGGCTACCAGATTCATATTTCACCACTCAGTTTCTCCGAATTCATGTCTGTCTACCAAGGCAGCCAAGAGAGCGGTTGGGTAGAATATCTACAATATGGCGGACTGCCACCTGTCATCCTACAACCTACAGATGAAGATAAGATTAGGGTACTTAAAGACCTTTGGCAAGAAACTTACTTGATTGACATTCTTAACAGAAATCGCATCAAGAACAATGCTGAGCTAGAAGAACTTCTCTGTATGTTATCATCTGGCATAGGAGGACTGGTAAATCCTCAAAAACTATCGAATACATTCAAGACCAACAAAAATATATCCATTGGCTCTACCACTCTGAAAACATACATCGATTATTGCTCAGATGCCTTTCTTATAGAGGAAGCCAAGAGATACGACGTGAAGGGAAGAAAATATATCAGTACTCCTATGAAGTATTACTTCACCGACTTAGGACTGCGCAATGCACTCATCAATTTTCGCCAAATAGAGAAGACCCATCTCATGGAGAATGCGATATATTGCGAGCTGAGAAGACAGGGATTCAATGTGGATGTAGGCGTGGTAACAGTGAATGGGAAAGACGAAAACGGCACTAGTTATCGCAAACAACTAGAGGTAGACTTCGTGTGCAACAAGGGCAGTCGCCGATGCTATATCCAGTCGGCCCTCAGCCTGCCATCGCAAGACAAGATAGAGCAAGAAATCAACTCATTGCGCCGCATAGATGATGGTTTCGAGCGAATCGTCATTGTGGGCGAAAGCCTCATCAGTAACCGTGATGCAAATGGTATACTCTTCATGAGCATCTATGATTTCATGCTGAATGACTTATAA